One Lycium barbarum isolate Lr01 chromosome 5, ASM1917538v2, whole genome shotgun sequence genomic window carries:
- the LOC132641754 gene encoding MYB-like transcription factor EOBI: MSNNNPSNEDEFEIRRGPWTLEEDTLLIHYISTHGEGRWNALAKCAGLKRTGKSCRLRWLNYLKPDIKRGNLTPQEQILILELHSKLGNRWSKIAQHLPGRTDNEIKNYWRTRVQKQARQLKVDSNSKKFVEAIKNLWMPRLLEKMEQCSSSSSSSTEKQQNPPLHSPLINNQEPCTKQNKSHDNNNTWGSLDNSRIYSSDSMNVMTENVTFFNNSIQDECYHVGSFGQQPDFSYQEMSISKCEAAEANWFNDEMAEEGSLWNMDEFWQFRKLGDVDI, translated from the exons ATGAGTAATAATAATCCATCAAATGAAGATGAATTTGAGATAAGGAGAGGGCCATGGACTCTTGAAGAAGATACTCTGCTTATTCATTATATTTCTACTCATGGTGAAGGTCGCTGGAATGCCTTAGCCAAATGTGCTG GATTGAAGAGAACAGGGAAAAGTTGTAGACTAAGGTGGCTGAATTACTTAAAACCAGATATTAAACGTGGAAACCTCACCCCACAAGAACAAATCTTAATTCTTGAACTTCACTCCAAATTGGGAAACAG GTGGTCAAAGATTGCTCAACATTTGCCAGGAAGAACAGACAATGAAATCAAGAACTACTGGAGAACAAGGGTGCAAAAGCAAGCAAGACAACTCAAGGTTGATTCTAACAGCAAGAAGTTTGTTGAAGCAATCAAGAATCTATGGATGCCAAGATTACTTGAAAAAATGGAGCAATGTTCTTCCTCTTCTTCATCCTCAACTGAGAAACAACAGAATCCTCCACTTCATTCTCCCTTAATCAACAATCAAGAACCTTGTACAAAACAGAACAAGTCCCATGATAATAATAACACATGGGGTTCACTAGACAATTCAAGAATCTATTCATCAGATTCAATGAATGTGATGACAGAAAATGTCACTTTTTTCAACAATTCAATTCAAGATGAGTGTTACCATGTGGGAAGTTTCGGCCAGCAGCCAGATTTTTCATATCAAGAAATGTCAATCTCAAAGTGTGAGGCGGCAGAAGCTAATTGGTTCAATGATGAAATGGCTGAAGAAGGATCATTGTGGAACATGGATGAGTTCTGGCAGTTCAGAAAGCTAGGAGATGTAGACATCTAG
- the LOC132642781 gene encoding transcription factor bHLH75-like, protein MEYLNQEVESLTSNVQLGDYLALSNEGLSHDHQNHLQDHQRIHHGHDQIPMIMAFHNDMNLSSNISSDKVNVYDDPVAAQFFTLGGPNYGINSIPESNSMVNNISTPAPPVPIGTDKGNGNYNCGGRKRKRKDDREADKPREVVHVRAKRGQATDSHSLAERLRREKINEKLRCLQELVPGCYKTMGMAVMFDVVINYVRSLQNQIDFLSTKLSAASLFYDFNSSEMEAMESMQGTNVHEAQGMGKVAGEGYGGFPQFQTSNWPL, encoded by the exons ATGGAATACCTAAACCAAGAAGTTGAAAGTTTAACCTCAAATGTTCAACTAGGGGATTATTTGGCTTTATCAAATGAGGGCCTTTCTCATGATCATCAAAATCATCTTCAAGATCATCAAAGAATTCATCATGGTCATGATCAAATTCCCATGATCATGGCTTTCCATAATGATATGAATTTGTCAAGCAATATTAGTTCTGATAAGGTTAATGTTTATGACGATCCAGTAGCTGCTCAGTTCTTTACTCTGGGAGGTCCAAATTATGGCATAAATTCAATTCCTGAATCAAATTCCATGGTGAATAATATTTCCACTCCTGCACCCCCGGTGCCAATTGGAACTGACAAGGGCAATGGAAATTAT AATTGTGGtgggagaaagagaaaaagaaaggatgATAGAGAGGCTGATAAACCAAGAGAAGTTGTTCACGTTAGAGCAAAGAGAGGTCAAGCTACTGATAGTCATAGTTTGGCTGAAAGG TTACGAAGAGAGAAAATAAATGAAAAGTTGAGATGCTTACAAGAACTGGTTCCTGGATGCTATAAG ACAATGGGAATGGCAGTGATGTTCGATGTAGTAATCAATTATGTTCGATCATTGCAAAATCAAATTGAT TTTCTGTCCACGAAACTTTCAGCAGCAAGTTTGTTTTATGACTTCAACTCATCAGAAATGGAAGCTATGGAGTCCATGCAG GGAACAAATGTGCATGAAGCACAAGGGATGGGAAAGGTTGCTGGTGAAGGTTATGGAGGATTTCCTCAATTTCAAACGTCTAATTGGCCACTTTGA